A window from Argopecten irradians isolate NY chromosome 3, Ai_NY, whole genome shotgun sequence encodes these proteins:
- the LOC138317606 gene encoding uncharacterized protein — protein MVIERNTVRTGQEHDEKTPTDNMVYSAVKTGDQSDGNEEEDNELSSLSIDDIINHIEQLKIKDEKKDVLTARGKIKTPQNDERLYPYIKHHQIPDNVQVNLPEYRFQQPYPYRHSAIIPPAFQQLQNYIGGKQNYVAAVDERCRFWMKPKEEIEYYQQKNRHHLLPRKNPQNGRWEEDGRVRKQKASGNTKPGRKTSLSSIRKAKQGMDLNVADGAIFPYTDDFPADEDIIDGIPFDLDVDGEMHFSEKGWEDGIPKLALLPCDLMEFFGNCPDSHIVSKTDNYSPLSPLETIPNYNPSPVRIDEVYNQDSNEKLSEHSQDECEIVDSPQSGHSPGSHFSGDQSPHSTTQLTDYEVCSPAELSPGELKNLEQITQHLNDTFTVLDDTLYFDWISCDQDGDSLLHSCLIAEHASSSFILVLIETLASEGILSSIINLQNKMLRTALFLAVMEGKVDIAKSLLDNNADPNIQGKVPGLHDDYELRSPLHLVAEEGDKSLPMLEILLDCDKTQVDLRSESDRKTALHLAFLSHCVDKPERSKVDCSKTIDLLIRYNADVELAEDCSSKTPIIMAIDTRDYSLVKSFLNCVEEEKDKDMIRCILETCTRAGDTPLHIAAGANILKEDKVKLIRLLVNRGANTHTENNIKQLPEDIASRDLWKAAFRC, from the exons ATGGTGATAGAACGGAACACTGTGCGGACAGGACAGGAGCATGATGAAAAAACGCCGACGGACAATATGGTTTATTCTGCGG TGAAAACCGGGGATCAGTCAGATGGAAACGAGGAGGAAGACAATGAGCTGAGCAGCCTGAGTATAGACGACATCATCAACCACATTGAGCAGCTTAAGATCAAGGATGAAAAGAAG GATGTTTTAACAGCCAGAGGTAAAATTAAAACTCCACAGAATGATGAAAGATTGTATCCTTACATCAAGCACCATCAGATACCGGACAACGTTCAGGTCAATCTTCCGGAGTACAGATTCCAACAACCATACCCGTACCGCCATAGTGCCATTATACCTCCGGCGTTTCAACAGCTGCAGAATTACATCGGAGGAAAACAAAACTATGTGGCAGCTGTGGACGAGAGATGTCGATTTTGGATGAAACCAAAAGAAGAAATTGAATACTACCAACAAAAAAATAGGCACCATCTTCTTCCTCGCAAGAACCCGCAAAATGGGCGGTGGGAGGAAGATGGTCGTGTCAGAAAGCAGAAGGCTTCCGGTAATACCAAACCTGGCAGAAAAACTTCATTGAGTAGCATACGGAAAGCTAAACAAGGAATGGATTTAAATGTTGCCGACGGAGCTATATTTCCATATACTGACGATTTTCCTGCTGATGAGGATATAATAG ATGGCATTCCTTTTGACCTTGATGTTGATGGAGAGATGCATTTCTCGGAGAAAGGCTGGGAAGACGGTATTCCAAAGTTGGCCCTTTTGCCTTGTGATCTCATGGAATTTTTTGGAAATTGTCCGGACAGTCATATCGTATCAAAAACTGACAATTACTCTCCTTTGTCACCGCTAGAGACTATACCAAATTATAATCCATCTCCAGTGCGTATTGACGAGGTCTACAATCAGGACAGTAATGAAAAACTCTCAGAACATAGCCAGGACGAGTGTGAGATTGTGGACAGTCCTCAGAGTGGTCACTCACCCGGCAGTCACTTTTCCGGTGATCAGTCTCCCCATAGTACTACACAACTGACTGACTATGAAGTTTGTTCTCCCGCTGAACTTTCTCCGGGGGAGTTAAAAAATCTGGAGCAGATTACACAGCACCTTAACGACACCTTCACTGTTCTGGACGATACCTTGTACTTTGACTGGATATCATGTGATCAAGATGGAGACAG TTTGTTACATTCGTGCCTGATCGCTGAACATGCCTCATCCTCCTTTATCTTGGTGTTGATTGAGACGCTCGCCTCGGAGGGAATCCTCAGCTCTATCATCAACTTACAGAACAAAATGCTGAGA ACGGCATTGTTTCTGGCCGTGATGGAAGGGAAAGTTGATATAGCCAAGTCTCTGCTGGACAACAACGCTGACCCTAACATCCAAGGCAAG GTTCCTGGATTACATGATGATTATGAACTCAGATCGCCACTCCATCTAGTGGCAGAAGAGGGAGATAAGTCATTGCCAATGTTAGAAATTCTACTGGATTGTGATAAGACTCAAGTGGATCTCAGAAGTGAGAGTGATC GTAAAACAGCTCTTCATCTAGCATTCCTTTCACACTGTGTGGACAAACCAGAGAGGTCAAAGGTTGACTGTTCTAAAACTATTGATCTACTCATCCGTTATAATGCTGATGTTGAATTGGCG GAGGACTGCAGCAGTAAGACACCGATTATCATGGCAATAGACACACGTGATTACTCCCTTGTGAAATCCTTCCTGAACTGTGTGGAAGAAGAGAAGGACAAAGACATGATTCGCTGTATTCTGGAGACGTGCACTAGGGCCGGTGATACACCATTGCATATCGCAGCAGGAGCTAACATTCTGAAAGAGGACAAGGTGAAACTCATACGGTTACTGGTGAATCGTGGAGCGAACACTCACACAGAAAATAACATTAAACAGTTACCGGAGGACATAGCCAGTCGTGATCTG tggAAAGCTGCATTTCGATGCTGA
- the LOC138317607 gene encoding uncharacterized protein produces MESYLASERIQLITNLKDVVGRTCDGRRPMNVVFIGSPACGKSSFINSFSASIADDYWREYAFSGGQGVGRGVANQITVRLKRFKPTEYVTSKRLQGYALPTLIDISGLHEGEGGLTEEILRLLFYGQLKENTNIMSVYKYGKERGLQKMRAKYWRWFTNNSDKVDRVIVVASATEPIPQGLINSVMKAARPTGDKYTREIPVFGMLTKFDQVDESSDEFKNRKATLFTALSLVGVSHRIGQCVNYCDTIDPDLTRTKQTLPDVDIPILRFMNVVCGSQYEVINPEESYRSIYFHEAAWDLLTGMVTPVMCLVLCFFISCAIAMLLVK; encoded by the exons ATGGAGAGCTACCTAGCCTCTGAACGGATCCAGCTGATTACCAACTTGAAAGACGTGGTTGGGAGGACGTGTGACGGCCGACGTCCCATGAATGTAGTATTTATTGGTAGCCCCGCTTGTGGAAAGTCGTCTTTCATCAATTCCTTCTCAGCCTCCATCGCCGACGACTACTGGCGAGAATACGCCTTTAGTGGTGGACAAGGGGTAGGCAGAGGGGTAGCCAACCAAATTACCGTCAGATTAAAACG TTTTAAGCCAACTGAGTATGTGACATCAAAGCGGCTGCAGGGATATGCTTTACCAACACTGATTGACATATCTGGGCTTCATGAAGGGGAAGGTGGCTTAACAGAGGAAATTCTGCGGTTATTGTTCTATGGTCAACTCAAAGAAAATACCAATATCATGTCGGTGTATAAGTATGGTAAGGAGAGGGGCCTTCAGAAGATGCGGGCCAAGTATTGGAGATGGTTCACCAATAACAGTGACAAGGTGGATCGCGTCATCGTGGTGGCCTCGGCAACGGAACCTATACCACAAGGTCTGATCAATTCTGTGATGAAAGCTGCCCGACCCACCGGCGACAAATACACGAGAG AAATACCGGTATTTGGAatgctaacaaagtttgacCAAGTTGACGAATCTAGTGACGAGTTTAAGAACAGAAAGGCGACGCTCTTTACAGCTCTGTCACTAGTGGGAGTCAGCCACAGGATCGGTCAGTGTGTGAACTACTGCGATACCATTGATCCAGACCTAACTCGGACCAAGCAAACTCTACCGGATGTTGACATCCCTATTCTCAGGTTCATGAACGTG GTGTGTGGATCGCAGTACGAAGTTATAAATCCAGAGGAGAGTTACAGGAGTATCTATTTCCATGAAGCAGCATGGGATCTTCTGACTGGCATGGTCACTCCTGTGATGTGCCTGGTGTTATGTTTCTTCATCTCGTGTGCCATAGCGATGTTGCTGGTGAAGTAA